In Acidimicrobiales bacterium, a genomic segment contains:
- a CDS encoding response regulator transcription factor, with amino-acid sequence MSWKESPTRGSEPATRVLVVDDEQYIRDLVGTSLRYEGFEVEEASMGRAALAAASSFRPDLIVLDVLLPDLDGLEVTRRLRSDGLRVPVLFLTARDATEDKVAGLTVGGDDYVTKPFSLEELVARARAILRRTQGEAESGAQLQFADLMLDEDTREVWRGGVLVHLTATEFNLLRYFMLNPRRVLSKVQILEHVWQYDFEGDPNVLETYISYLRKKLDPLGPPLIHTSRQVGYSLRLPQA; translated from the coding sequence ATGAGCTGGAAGGAAAGCCCTACGCGGGGGTCGGAGCCGGCCACGAGGGTCCTGGTGGTCGACGACGAGCAGTACATCCGGGACCTCGTCGGCACGTCCTTGCGCTACGAAGGCTTCGAGGTGGAGGAGGCGAGCATGGGGCGGGCCGCGCTGGCCGCCGCCTCGTCCTTCCGCCCCGACCTGATCGTGCTCGACGTGCTGCTCCCCGACCTCGACGGCCTGGAGGTGACCAGGCGCCTGCGGAGCGACGGGCTGCGGGTGCCCGTGCTCTTCCTGACGGCCAGGGACGCCACCGAGGACAAGGTGGCCGGGTTGACCGTCGGCGGCGACGACTACGTCACGAAGCCCTTCAGCCTCGAGGAGCTGGTGGCGAGGGCGCGGGCAATCCTGCGCCGCACCCAGGGGGAGGCCGAGTCGGGAGCTCAGCTGCAGTTCGCCGACCTGATGCTCGACGAGGACACCCGGGAGGTGTGGCGCGGCGGCGTCCTCGTCCACCTCACCGCCACCGAGTTCAACCTCCTTCGCTACTTCATGCTCAACCCCCGGCGGGTCCTGTCCAAGGTGCAGATCCTCGAGCACGTGTGGCAGTACGACTTCGAGGGCGATCCCAACGTCCTGGAGACCTACATCAGCTACCTGCGCAAGAAGCTGGACCCGCTGGGACCCCCGCTCATCCACACCAGCCGCCAGGTGGGCTACAGCCTGCGCCTCCCGCAGGCCTGA
- a CDS encoding HAMP domain-containing sensor histidine kinase → MRRLSLRQRLLGTLVLLFVVGFVVSDVASYRALQSFLFGRVDQQLTALNNGLTRGLLVSGRLDRGALAGVFFQVRDSQGGLVVSGNGNAVPLGAGQAFTPRLPDPLPAPGPGNNPLTPVSTTFDTQSSQSGGPSYRVRVTTLPGLSATTVVALPLGDVSSTLSHLRWIELAVTGAVIALAVLVGLWLVRISFRPLDDIAETAGAIAKGELDRRIPGTEPRTEIGRLGIALNAMLARIEAAFAERKASEERLRRFVADASHELRTPLTSIRGYAELFRRGADRRPEDLAMSMQRIEDEATRMGALVDDLLLLARLDQGRPLDREPVDLAAVVGQAVEAAHAVEPERPLSFAVDSPVTVVGDPRRLRQVVDNLLANVRTHTPPGCPASVKVGSENGNAVLEVADEGPGIDPVAAERVFERFYRADESRSRDNGGVGLGLSIVAAITDAHGGRVRAGPRDGGGASFLVELPRQGAGPAALSN, encoded by the coding sequence ATGCGGAGGCTCTCGCTGCGTCAACGCTTGCTGGGGACGCTCGTGCTCCTCTTCGTCGTGGGCTTCGTGGTGTCCGACGTCGCCAGCTACCGGGCCCTCCAGTCGTTCCTGTTCGGTCGGGTCGACCAGCAGCTGACGGCGTTGAACAACGGGCTCACTCGAGGTCTGCTGGTGAGCGGTCGTCTGGACCGAGGTGCCCTGGCCGGTGTGTTCTTCCAGGTCCGCGACAGCCAGGGGGGGCTGGTGGTGAGCGGCAATGGCAACGCCGTGCCACTCGGTGCCGGCCAGGCGTTCACGCCCCGGCTACCGGACCCCTTGCCGGCGCCTGGTCCGGGAAACAATCCGCTCACCCCGGTCTCGACGACCTTCGACACCCAGTCCTCCCAGTCGGGGGGCCCGAGCTACCGGGTGCGGGTCACCACGCTGCCCGGGTTGTCGGCCACGACGGTCGTCGCCCTGCCGCTCGGCGACGTGAGCTCGACGCTGTCCCATCTGCGATGGATCGAGCTGGCGGTGACCGGCGCAGTCATCGCCCTCGCCGTGCTCGTCGGGCTGTGGCTGGTGCGGATCAGCTTCCGACCACTTGACGACATCGCCGAGACGGCGGGAGCGATCGCCAAGGGGGAGCTCGACCGCCGCATCCCGGGGACGGAGCCTCGGACCGAGATCGGCCGGCTCGGGATCGCCCTGAACGCCATGCTGGCGCGCATCGAGGCCGCCTTCGCCGAGCGCAAGGCCTCCGAAGAGCGCCTCAGACGATTCGTGGCTGACGCGTCCCACGAGCTGCGCACGCCGCTCACCTCGATCCGGGGCTACGCCGAGCTCTTCCGGCGGGGAGCCGACCGGCGGCCCGAGGACCTGGCCATGTCGATGCAACGGATCGAGGACGAGGCCACCCGCATGGGCGCGCTCGTCGACGACCTGCTGCTGCTGGCCCGCCTCGACCAGGGTCGCCCGCTGGACCGGGAGCCGGTCGACCTCGCAGCCGTGGTCGGCCAGGCCGTGGAGGCAGCCCACGCGGTGGAGCCCGAGCGCCCGCTCAGCTTCGCCGTCGACTCGCCCGTCACCGTGGTCGGTGATCCCCGCCGCCTGCGTCAGGTCGTCGACAACCTGCTGGCCAACGTGCGGACCCACACGCCGCCGGGCTGCCCGGCGAGCGTGAAGGTGGGCTCCGAGAACGGCAACGCGGTGCTCGAGGTGGCCGACGAGGGGCCGGGCATCGACCCCGTGGCGGCCGAGCGGGTCTTCGAGCGCTTCTACCGGGCCGACGAGTCGCGCTCCCGCGACAACGGCGGGGTGGGCCTCGGCCTGTCGATCGTCGCCGCCATCACCGACGCCCACGGCGGACGGGTGCGGGCGGGGCCGCGCGACGGCGGTGGGGCGTCGTTCCTGGTCGAGCTGCCCCGACAGGGCGCGGGTCCCGCCGCCCTCTCCAACTGA
- a CDS encoding FAD:protein FMN transferase translates to MTGTLASVTFPALGTTVSVLVTAPRAIPAVRQAVEHELAEMDVAASRFRPDAELARLNAAGGRRVHVGPLLMTALVVALRAAQLTEGDVDPTIGRAVRLNGYDRDFADVDPVGPALAVDSEPAGGWSAIEIDPAEGWVKVPAGVELDLGAIAKALAVDRAASAAHLAAADAAADCGVLVSVGGDLAVCGQPPAGGWAVRVTDDHRDDAGSGQTITVADGGLATSSTTVRRWSRGGQIVHHIVDPRTGEPAGGPWRTVSVTARSCVDANTASTAAIIRGASAPSWLGELALPARLVAEDGRVVTVGGWPAEPALEAGSVVQPAEGAT, encoded by the coding sequence GTGACGGGCACACTCGCCTCGGTCACCTTTCCCGCCCTCGGCACGACGGTGAGCGTGCTCGTGACAGCTCCGCGAGCCATCCCGGCGGTGCGCCAGGCGGTGGAGCACGAGCTGGCGGAGATGGACGTGGCGGCGAGCAGATTTCGGCCCGACGCCGAGCTCGCGCGCCTGAACGCGGCGGGTGGTCGCCGGGTGCACGTCGGTCCGCTGCTGATGACGGCGTTGGTGGTCGCGCTGCGGGCGGCTCAGCTCACAGAAGGGGACGTGGACCCGACGATCGGTCGCGCCGTTCGCCTCAATGGTTACGACCGGGACTTCGCCGATGTCGATCCGGTCGGCCCTGCCCTGGCCGTGGATTCGGAGCCGGCCGGGGGCTGGTCGGCGATCGAGATCGACCCCGCCGAGGGATGGGTCAAGGTGCCGGCGGGCGTCGAGCTGGACCTGGGCGCGATCGCCAAGGCCCTGGCCGTCGATCGGGCCGCCAGCGCCGCCCATCTCGCCGCCGCAGATGCCGCCGCCGATTGCGGCGTGCTCGTCAGCGTGGGAGGAGACCTCGCTGTTTGCGGCCAGCCACCAGCGGGCGGCTGGGCCGTCCGGGTGACCGACGACCACCGCGACGACGCCGGGAGCGGACAGACGATCACGGTCGCCGACGGCGGGCTGGCGACCTCGTCGACGACGGTGCGGCGCTGGAGCCGTGGGGGACAGATCGTCCACCACATCGTCGACCCCCGGACCGGCGAGCCGGCGGGCGGCCCCTGGCGGACGGTGAGCGTGACCGCCCGCAGCTGCGTGGATGCCAACACCGCGAGCACGGCGGCAATCATTCGCGGCGCCAGCGCGCCGTCGTGGCTGGGCGAGCTGGCCCTGCCGGCGCGTCTGGTCGCCGAGGACGGCCGGGTCGTGACTGTCGGCGGCTGGCCGGCAGAGCCGGCCCTGGAGGCCGGCTCCGTGGTACAGCCGGCCGAGGGGGCGACGTGA
- a CDS encoding ferric reductase-like transmembrane domain-containing protein, which translates to MTPLLAATTGSPLWYLTRSAGAVSLLLLTGSTVLGVMATVRWRSERWPRFVTSGLHRNLSLLALAFLVVHIVSAVADGFAPIGWLDSVIPFHGTYRSVWLGLGAVAFDLLLALLITSAVRQRLGYPAWRVVHWLAYGCWGLAVVHGLGTGTDPKATWMQVVIIVCIGAVIVAIWWRVLAGWPAPLGPRLAGLGATVVVPVVIAAWAFTGPLGSGWARRAGTPSNLLASSSTATPGSGTSSSSGASAPPSTAAPGPFGQAPFSDTLQGTIVQSAPDAGGLVTVRIDAALEGTVSGRLVVTIQGRAARTEGVDLSTSSVTLGPPQQPGLYSGKVTDLEGTRLMMTATNATGAAMTLTVRLQTDPSSNAVRGTLRATPGAVSSPAGQGGD; encoded by the coding sequence GTGACGCCGTTGCTCGCTGCGACGACCGGCAGCCCTCTGTGGTACCTGACCCGCAGCGCCGGCGCTGTCTCGCTGCTGCTGCTGACCGGGTCGACGGTCCTCGGCGTCATGGCCACCGTGCGCTGGCGCTCCGAGCGCTGGCCGCGCTTCGTGACCTCCGGTCTGCATCGCAATCTCTCGCTCCTCGCCCTCGCGTTCCTCGTCGTCCACATCGTGTCGGCGGTGGCTGACGGCTTCGCCCCCATCGGATGGCTCGACTCGGTGATCCCGTTCCACGGGACATACCGCTCCGTCTGGCTCGGCCTCGGGGCCGTTGCCTTCGACCTGCTGCTGGCCCTGCTCATCACCAGCGCCGTGCGCCAACGCCTCGGCTACCCGGCGTGGCGGGTCGTGCACTGGCTGGCCTACGGGTGCTGGGGGCTGGCGGTCGTGCACGGGCTCGGCACGGGCACCGACCCCAAGGCCACCTGGATGCAAGTCGTGATCATCGTCTGCATCGGCGCCGTGATCGTCGCCATCTGGTGGCGGGTGCTCGCCGGCTGGCCGGCGCCGCTGGGCCCGCGTCTCGCCGGGCTCGGCGCCACCGTGGTCGTCCCTGTCGTCATCGCCGCGTGGGCATTCACGGGACCCCTCGGGTCGGGCTGGGCTCGGCGGGCCGGCACCCCGTCGAACCTGTTGGCCTCCAGCTCGACTGCGACGCCGGGCTCGGGCACTTCAAGCTCGTCCGGCGCCAGCGCTCCTCCGTCTACGGCCGCGCCCGGCCCGTTCGGGCAGGCGCCGTTCTCGGACACCCTGCAGGGCACGATCGTGCAGAGCGCACCCGACGCGGGCGGACTGGTGACGGTGCGCATCGACGCGGCGCTCGAGGGCACCGTGAGCGGGCGGCTCGTCGTGACCATCCAAGGTCGGGCGGCCAGAACGGAGGGCGTGGACCTCTCGACGAGCAGCGTCACTCTCGGACCGCCTCAGCAGCCTGGTCTGTACAGCGGCAAGGTCACCGATCTCGAGGGAACGCGGCTGATGATGACGGCCACGAACGCCACGGGGGCCGCGATGACGCTCACCGTTCGCCTCCAGACCGACCCGTCGTCGAACGCCGTGCGCGGCACCCTGCGGGCGACGCCCGGAGCGGTCTCGAGCCCGGCGGGCCAGGGGGGCGACTGA
- a CDS encoding NADH-ubiquinone oxidoreductase-F iron-sulfur binding region domain-containing protein, with protein sequence MRAVEASGLRGRGGSGFPTARKMSAVAQGGRRPVVVANGTEGEPASAKDKLLLQSAPHLVLDGMVLAAEAVGARRAIICVEETARRAWLSVEAAIDERRAIGLDPIGIELAASPSGYVVGEESALVHWLNGGPAKPTFVPPRPFEKGVGGRPTLVQNVETLAHLALLARFGPDWFREIGTPGHTGSTLITMSGEVARPGVYEIAPGTSIAHTIASSGGAADDVRAVLVGGYAGRWLDAEHSLRLGLSDDQLRPVGASLGAGVVVVLSRRGCGLAETTRIARYLAGESSGQCGPCVNGLAAIARALDQVHRGEGGPDTLATLQRWATDVAGRGACHHPDGAARMVASALEVFSADVDWHGRHRRCWAEPVRPDLVSSAPPRSR encoded by the coding sequence ATGCGGGCGGTCGAGGCCAGCGGACTGCGAGGTCGGGGAGGCTCGGGCTTTCCGACCGCCCGGAAGATGTCCGCGGTTGCCCAAGGGGGACGGCGACCTGTCGTCGTCGCCAACGGAACCGAGGGTGAGCCGGCCAGCGCCAAGGACAAGCTGCTGCTGCAGTCCGCTCCCCATCTCGTGCTCGACGGCATGGTGCTGGCCGCCGAGGCCGTGGGCGCCAGGCGGGCGATCATCTGTGTCGAGGAGACCGCCCGGCGGGCCTGGCTCAGCGTCGAGGCGGCCATCGACGAGCGGCGCGCCATCGGACTCGACCCGATCGGGATCGAGCTGGCCGCCTCACCGAGCGGCTACGTGGTGGGGGAGGAGAGCGCCCTCGTCCACTGGCTCAACGGCGGACCGGCGAAGCCGACCTTCGTCCCGCCCCGGCCGTTCGAGAAGGGGGTGGGCGGGCGGCCGACGTTGGTGCAGAACGTGGAGACCTTGGCCCATCTGGCGCTGCTGGCGCGGTTCGGACCCGACTGGTTCCGCGAGATCGGGACACCCGGCCACACCGGGTCGACGCTCATCACCATGTCCGGGGAGGTGGCCCGGCCCGGCGTGTACGAGATCGCCCCCGGCACCTCGATCGCCCACACGATCGCCTCCAGTGGCGGCGCCGCCGACGACGTGCGCGCCGTGCTCGTCGGGGGGTACGCCGGTCGCTGGCTCGACGCCGAGCACTCTCTGCGCCTGGGCCTGAGCGACGATCAGCTGCGGCCGGTAGGGGCGTCCCTGGGTGCCGGGGTTGTAGTGGTGCTGTCCCGGCGGGGTTGCGGGCTGGCCGAGACGACTCGCATCGCCCGCTACCTGGCCGGAGAGTCGTCGGGCCAGTGCGGTCCCTGCGTGAACGGGTTGGCGGCGATCGCCCGGGCCCTAGATCAGGTCCATCGGGGCGAGGGCGGACCGGACACCCTGGCCACCCTGCAGCGCTGGGCCACCGACGTCGCCGGTCGGGGCGCCTGCCACCACCCCGACGGGGCCGCGCGGATGGTGGCCTCGGCCCTCGAGGTCTTCTCGGCCGACGTCGACTGGCACGGGCGCCACCGGCGCTGCTGGGCCGAACCCGTCCGGCCCGATCTCGTGTCCTCGGCACCGCCGAGGAGCCGATGA
- a CDS encoding ferredoxin, translating into MMETAGRRRNMRLVVNPITCEGHGLCAELLPEWVRLDDWGYPIVNPDPVPPELKDHARRAVAACPTLALLVRLD; encoded by the coding sequence ATGATGGAGACGGCCGGACGTCGTCGCAACATGCGGCTGGTGGTGAACCCCATCACCTGCGAGGGCCATGGGCTGTGCGCCGAGTTGCTGCCCGAGTGGGTCCGCCTCGACGACTGGGGCTACCCGATCGTGAACCCCGATCCCGTGCCGCCCGAGCTGAAGGACCACGCCCGTCGGGCCGTCGCCGCCTGCCCCACCTTGGCCCTGCTCGTCCGGCTCGACTGA
- a CDS encoding MFS transporter, producing MTMTERQPAPAEHSPTDAAEAAAEPTYDPRRWRSLPIVLSATFMSLFDVFVVNVAAPSVQHDLRASSATLELIVAAYSFTYAAGLVTGARLGDLVGRRRMFVTGLGLFAVASFLCGVAPTGAALVAGRLAQGLGAAAMVPQVLAMLTVSFPPSERPRAFSLFGATVGLGTVSGQVLGGVLLHLNILGLGWRPIFLVNVPIGIFAIVAAFRLLPESRATLADRLDPLGVILLSTGIGAVTAPLVLGRSQHWPLWTWVSFGAGALLVTSFLWWERRLGEGGGHPLLPLELFRHRAFNLGLLVNLGFFSFFGSVLLTLTVFLQEGVHDSPLTAGLTFAPLGVAFAASSLAGRRLHARWGTWVITAGTAAALVGIVGLTLVVSEAGLSASAIELSPVLVLIGIGSGLVVPLIVSGVLQSVPGSSAGAASGVLTTTQQFSITLGISAVGTIFFSRLASAGMVAAMQAGLIADLALVGLALAMTILLARPPATEGATAEAELASLNPAEENA from the coding sequence ATGACGATGACCGAACGTCAGCCGGCACCCGCAGAGCACTCGCCAACGGATGCGGCTGAGGCGGCGGCGGAACCCACCTACGATCCCCGTCGCTGGCGCTCGCTGCCGATCGTGCTGTCGGCCACGTTCATGTCCCTGTTCGACGTGTTCGTGGTGAACGTCGCCGCACCGAGCGTGCAGCACGACCTGCGCGCCTCCTCGGCGACGCTCGAGCTCATCGTGGCCGCCTACTCGTTCACCTACGCCGCTGGGCTCGTCACCGGGGCCCGGCTGGGAGACCTCGTCGGCCGGCGGCGGATGTTCGTGACCGGACTGGGGCTGTTCGCAGTGGCCTCGTTCCTCTGCGGCGTGGCGCCGACCGGCGCCGCCCTCGTCGCCGGACGTCTGGCCCAGGGTCTGGGTGCCGCGGCGATGGTTCCCCAGGTGCTGGCCATGCTGACCGTCAGCTTCCCGCCGTCCGAGCGGCCGCGAGCGTTCTCGCTGTTCGGAGCCACCGTCGGCCTCGGCACGGTGTCCGGGCAGGTGCTCGGCGGCGTGCTGCTGCACCTGAACATCCTCGGTCTGGGCTGGCGGCCGATCTTCCTGGTCAACGTGCCCATCGGCATCTTCGCCATCGTGGCTGCCTTCCGTCTCCTCCCCGAGTCGCGGGCCACGCTGGCTGACCGCCTGGACCCACTCGGGGTGATCCTGCTGAGCACGGGCATCGGCGCCGTCACCGCTCCCCTCGTCCTCGGCCGGAGCCAGCACTGGCCGCTGTGGACCTGGGTGTCCTTCGGCGCCGGTGCGCTGCTGGTGACGTCGTTCCTGTGGTGGGAGCGACGTCTCGGCGAGGGCGGCGGTCACCCGCTGTTGCCCCTCGAGCTGTTCAGGCATCGCGCCTTCAACCTGGGGCTCCTGGTCAACCTGGGGTTCTTCTCCTTCTTCGGTAGCGTGCTGCTCACCCTCACCGTCTTCCTCCAGGAGGGCGTGCACGATTCGCCGCTCACCGCCGGCCTGACATTCGCCCCCCTCGGCGTCGCCTTCGCTGCCTCCTCGTTGGCCGGACGGCGGTTGCACGCCCGTTGGGGCACGTGGGTGATCACGGCGGGCACCGCGGCCGCGCTGGTCGGCATCGTCGGGCTCACGTTGGTCGTGAGCGAGGCGGGGCTGTCGGCATCGGCGATCGAGCTGTCGCCGGTCCTCGTCCTCATCGGCATCGGCAGCGGCCTGGTGGTCCCGCTGATCGTCTCGGGGGTGCTGCAGAGCGTCCCGGGCAGCTCCGCGGGTGCGGCGTCAGGCGTGCTGACCACGACGCAACAGTTCTCGATCACGCTGGGCATCTCGGCCGTCGGCACCATCTTCTTCTCCAGGTTGGCCAGCGCGGGAATGGTCGCCGCCATGCAGGCCGGTCTCATCGCCGACCTGGCGCTGGTCGGGCTGGCCTTGGCGATGACCATCCTGCTGGCCCGGCCTCCGGCCACCGAGGGCGCAACCGCCGAGGCCGAACTGGCGTCGCTCAACCCGGCCGAAGAGAACGCCTGA
- a CDS encoding metalloregulator ArsR/SmtB family transcription factor, translating into MRELPGPAVEDIDLASVMHALADPSRLRTVSALAETTELCCSDLGGLPGSPGLAKSTRSHHLRVLREAGVVRARYDGQRKMVALRREDLDARFPGLLDAVLAGARSETATAAVITVDE; encoded by the coding sequence TTGCGTGAGCTGCCGGGGCCCGCGGTCGAGGACATCGACCTGGCGTCAGTGATGCACGCGCTGGCCGACCCGTCGCGACTGCGGACGGTGAGCGCCCTGGCCGAGACCACCGAGCTCTGTTGCAGCGATCTGGGCGGGCTGCCCGGCTCGCCGGGGCTGGCCAAGTCGACCCGCTCGCATCACCTGCGGGTCCTGCGGGAGGCGGGTGTGGTCCGGGCGCGCTACGACGGTCAGCGCAAGATGGTGGCGCTCCGCCGTGAGGACCTGGACGCCAGGTTCCCCGGCCTGCTCGACGCCGTACTGGCCGGGGCCAGGTCCGAGACGGCAACCGCCGCCGTCATCACGGTCGACGAGTAA
- a CDS encoding trypsin-like peptidase domain-containing protein — MSEGHAGGPDEGKERPSQEFDRPQPEQPGDEETSPWSPAGQQPPAEQPPAEQPPAGQPPVQQPASEQPPAQPPAVQQPSPEQSVPQQGWPSPGPQTDPFMRPVATPWSLDPPGPPPPESPTLTQPAASQPSSNGGGPPGRIWIVAGLVAILIAGLVGGVIGSVLEKPSSSSSAIITPKFSSNASVLPKPGDVQSILARVEPAVVNINTQGGGGRLGGSGAGTGMVINSNGQVLTNAHVVSGATSLNVTFAGQSQTHPATVTSADPSADVALVQIQGVSGLPTVTLGDSGAVQVGDNVLAVGNALDLGNQPTVTEGIISALNRTLNSGGESLSGLLQTDAAISPGNSGGPLVNSAGQVVGMNTAVLTGSSQEPAQNIGFAIPINQAKTKISQLKPGQGVNNGSATAPNGAFLGVGVADASGSTPGAPGGSGALVEQIVPGSPASQIGLQTGDVIVSLDNKPVASASDLSSAIRPHHPGDHVQVAWTRNGARQSATATLTNSPATGQGG; from the coding sequence ATGAGCGAAGGACACGCCGGCGGCCCCGACGAGGGCAAGGAGCGTCCGTCGCAGGAGTTCGATCGCCCACAGCCGGAGCAGCCGGGCGACGAGGAGACCTCGCCCTGGTCGCCGGCGGGCCAGCAGCCCCCGGCCGAGCAGCCCCCGGCCGAGCAGCCCCCGGCCGGGCAGCCCCCGGTCCAGCAGCCTGCATCGGAGCAGCCCCCCGCCCAGCCGCCGGCGGTGCAGCAGCCCTCGCCCGAGCAGAGCGTTCCGCAGCAGGGCTGGCCCTCGCCCGGCCCACAGACCGATCCGTTCATGCGGCCCGTCGCCACGCCGTGGTCGCTCGACCCCCCGGGGCCACCGCCGCCCGAGAGCCCCACCCTCACCCAGCCGGCGGCCAGCCAGCCGAGCAGCAACGGCGGCGGCCCCCCCGGCCGGATCTGGATCGTCGCCGGTCTCGTCGCCATTCTCATCGCCGGCCTGGTCGGCGGGGTGATCGGCTCGGTGCTGGAGAAGCCCTCCAGCTCGTCGAGCGCGATCATCACGCCGAAGTTCAGCTCGAACGCCAGCGTGCTGCCGAAGCCCGGTGACGTCCAGAGCATCCTCGCCCGGGTGGAGCCGGCGGTCGTCAACATCAACACCCAGGGCGGTGGGGGTCGCCTCGGCGGCTCGGGGGCGGGTACCGGGATGGTGATCAACAGCAACGGCCAGGTCCTGACGAACGCGCATGTTGTGTCGGGCGCTACGAGCCTGAACGTCACGTTCGCCGGCCAGAGCCAGACCCACCCGGCCACCGTCACCTCGGCGGACCCCAGCGCGGACGTGGCCCTGGTGCAGATCCAGGGCGTCAGCGGCCTCCCCACCGTCACCCTCGGCGACTCTGGAGCCGTGCAGGTCGGTGACAACGTCCTGGCCGTCGGCAACGCGCTGGACCTCGGGAATCAGCCCACGGTCACCGAGGGCATCATCTCGGCGCTCAATCGCACCCTCAACTCCGGGGGTGAAAGCCTCTCGGGTCTGCTCCAGACCGACGCAGCCATCAGCCCCGGGAACTCCGGTGGGCCCCTCGTCAACTCCGCCGGTCAGGTGGTCGGGATGAACACCGCCGTGCTGACCGGCAGCTCCCAGGAGCCGGCCCAGAACATCGGCTTCGCCATCCCGATCAACCAGGCGAAGACGAAGATCTCCCAGCTCAAGCCCGGACAAGGGGTCAACAACGGGAGCGCGACGGCCCCGAACGGTGCCTTCCTCGGAGTCGGTGTCGCCGACGCATCGGGCTCGACACCCGGCGCGCCCGGTGGGTCTGGTGCTCTGGTCGAGCAGATCGTGCCGGGCTCACCCGCGAGCCAGATCGGCCTCCAGACGGGTGACGTCATCGTGTCGCTCGACAACAAGCCGGTCGCCAGCGCCAGCGACCTATCCTCTGCCATCAGGCCCCACCATCCAGGCGACCACGTTCAGGTCGCCTGGACACGGAACGGGGCCCGTCAGTCCGCCACGGCGACGCTCACCAACTCCCCTGCCACCGGACAGGGCGGCTGA
- a CDS encoding enoyl-CoA hydratase yields MSFVLIDKPRPHVSLITLNRPERMNAMAFDVMIPLRKALEEVSLDNDTRVVVVTGAGDAFCSGADLEDSGVVPDIAGLTTPGIAWRAMELLHDVILAIRRIHQPVIGAINGPAIGGGFCLGVATDIRIASEQAYFRAAGINNGLTSSELGISYLLPRAVGSSRAFEILLSGRDVDAQEAERIGLVSRTVPVPELLDACYELAERIIGFSRVGVEGTKRLLWASLDAGSLHAHMDHEGHAQLYVRLTTENFEEAVRARRQRRPPVYRD; encoded by the coding sequence ATGTCCTTCGTGTTGATCGACAAGCCCCGCCCGCACGTCTCCCTCATCACGTTGAACCGGCCCGAGCGCATGAACGCCATGGCCTTCGACGTCATGATCCCGCTGCGGAAGGCCCTGGAGGAGGTCAGCCTCGACAACGACACCCGCGTCGTCGTCGTCACCGGGGCGGGCGACGCGTTCTGCTCGGGGGCCGATCTGGAGGACTCGGGTGTGGTCCCGGACATCGCCGGGCTGACGACGCCCGGGATCGCCTGGCGGGCCATGGAGCTGCTCCACGACGTGATCCTCGCGATCCGCAGAATTCACCAGCCGGTCATCGGGGCGATCAACGGTCCCGCCATCGGGGGCGGATTCTGTCTCGGGGTGGCAACTGACATCCGTATCGCGTCGGAGCAGGCATATTTTCGAGCGGCGGGGATCAACAACGGTTTGACGTCGAGCGAGCTCGGGATCAGCTACCTGTTGCCCAGGGCCGTCGGATCGTCGCGCGCGTTCGAGATACTGCTCTCTGGGCGCGATGTCGATGCCCAGGAGGCCGAGCGCATCGGCCTGGTGTCGAGGACGGTGCCTGTTCCCGAGCTGCTGGACGCCTGCTACGAGCTCGCCGAACGGATCATCGGCTTCAGCCGGGTGGGCGTGGAGGGCACCAAACGTCTCTTGTGGGCGAGCCTCGACGCCGGCAGCTTGCACGCCCACATGGACCACGAGGGCCATGCCCAGCTCTATGTGCGCCTCACCACGGAGAACTTCGAGGAGGCGGTCCGGGCCCGCAGGCAGCGCCGACCCCCCGTGTATCGCGACTGA